Proteins found in one Crassostrea angulata isolate pt1a10 chromosome 3, ASM2561291v2, whole genome shotgun sequence genomic segment:
- the LOC128178008 gene encoding mitochondrial uncoupling protein 2-like, with product MNERMTETSTRPPALRPEPALGVKVAKTDAPFWVKLVSAGTGACLADVVTFPLDTTKVRLQVQGNVGGAPSKYSGIFRTIFTIFSEEGVGGLYRGLIPGLQRQLAFSTIKLGCYDDVKDMYSSLIFSEDNRPTKTPVFVRVLAGSTTGILAVAVAHPTDVVKVRMQAQFGNNLGRYANSTDAYKKIFTKEGMKGLWRGCLPNMTRNGIVNIGEVVTYDIIKDHLIHSNIMSNGTPCHLVSAFAAGFCGTVLASPVDVVKTRFMNSMPSQYKGVLHCTTVLWRELGFAGFYKGFVPALLRIGTWNVLMFLSYEQMKIIMQPDSVHRFSPQENVERAAKHILFKEKHASVK from the exons ATGAATGAGCGGATGACGGAGACATCAACACGACCCCCGGCCCTGCGCCCCGAGCCGGCCCTTGGGGTCAAGGTGGCCAAAACTGACGCCCCCTTCTGGGTCAAGTTGGTCAGCGCCGGGACGGGGGCCTGCTTGGCCGATGTGGTCACGTTTCCTCTCGATACAACCAAAGTCCGACTGCAG GTACAAGGAAATGTTGGCGGGGCTCCCAGCAAGTATTCCGGTATATTCCGGACCATTTTCACTATATTCAGCGAGGAGGGAGTCGGTGGGTTATACAGAGGACTAATACCGGGCTTACAGAGGCAACTTGCATTTTCTACCATAAAACTGGGCTGTTATGATGATGTGAAGGATATGTATTCCAGTCTGATATTTAGTG AAGATAATAGGCCCACCAAGACGCCGGTATTTGTCCGGGTTTTGGCGGGAAGTACCACGGGGATATTGGCCGTGGCGGTCGCACACCCGACGGATGTCGTCAAGGTCCGCATGCAGGCTCAGTTCGGCAACAACCTTGGTCGCTATGCTAACTCTACAGATGCTTACAAAAAGATATTCACCAAGGAGGGAATGAAAGGACTTTGGCGAG GTTGTTTACCAAATATGACACGGAATGGAATCGTCAATATAGGGGAGGTGGTGACCTATGACATCATCAAAGATCATCTTATACACAGTAACATAATGTCCAATGGAACTCCCTGTCACCTGGTGTCGGCCTTCGCCGCCGGGTTTTGTGGCACAGTGTTGGCATCGCCTGTCGATGTGGTTAAAACACGTTTTATGAACTCTATGCCTTCCCAATACAAAGGCGTCTTACACTGCACTACGGTTCTATGGCGGGAGTTGGGGTTTGCAGGATTTTATAAAGG ATTTGTACCTGCACTTCTACGGATCGGAACATGGAATGTACTGATGTTCCTGAGTTAcgaacaaatgaaaattatcatGCAACCCGATTCGGTACACAGATTTTCCCCACAAGAGAATGTTGAAAGAGCAGCAAAACACATTCTATTCAAAGAAAAGCATGCATCTGTTAAATAG
- the LOC128178009 gene encoding protein PAXX-like, with protein sequence MSSFKDSILEAKVGNLHRLIENGRQKYLIFTKMGKSLSLNATDGIDVWRLDMDEKELESLRELSETSSNEAFLLKIRKGFTDGDLSVALIGNRITLTIGKGPSALTFDLYECKAVEKRTELQDLLFRLASSSTKLEGELAAANKTIENLKSQTASASAGASAMDFGSKRESRAKPMPKKVGMSVINPGSKKRKAATGIEFD encoded by the exons ATGTCGTCTTTTAAGGATAGTATTTTAGAAGCAAAAGTTGGAAATTTACACAGATTGATAGAAAATGGACGTCAAAAGTATCTTATCTTTACCAAAATGGGAAAGAGTTTATCCCTAAACGCCACGGATGGTATTGATGTTTGGCGACTGGATATGGACGAAAAAGAGTTAGAGTCGCTAAGAGAGTTGTCTGAAACGTCATCAAATGAGGCTTTTCTTCTTAAAATTAG GAAGGGATTTACAGATGGAGATCTTTCTGTGGCATTAATAGGAAATAGAATAACTTTAACGATTGGCAAAGGTCCAAGTGCATTGACCTTTGACTTATATGAGTGCAAAGCTGTTGAGAAGAGAACAGAACTGCAGGATTTATTGTTTCGATTGGCCTCATCATCTACAAAACTTGAAGGTGAACTTGCAGCAGCTAACAAAACAATAGAGAACTTGAAATCTCAGACAGCAAGTGCTAGTGCTGGAGCTTCAGCCATGGATTTTGGTTCAAAACGGGAGTCTCGTGCAAAACCCATGCCAAAGAAAGTAGGCATGAGTGTGATCAATCCTGGCAGCAAAAAGAGGAAGGCTGCAACAGGAATCGAGTTTGACTGA
- the LOC128175409 gene encoding dynein regulatory complex protein 8-like produces MADESKENADSLIADIHKRITEAFEIFDNENNKTVDVREVGTIIRSLGCCPTEAELTDMLVEIEEEDEAGYIRFEKFLGLMTKVLMERRYKPSPEDVLLKAFLVLDQDGKGYLTQDELAKYMTEDGEPFQQEELEEMLSAAVDPEKGTILYKEYVSRMAVEEV; encoded by the exons ATGGCTGACGAATCGAAAGAAAATGCTG attCCCTTATTGCTGATATTCACAAGAGAATAACCGAggcatttgaaatatttgataatgaaaacaataaaacagtTGATGTCAG GGAAGTTGGTACAATTATTCGTTCATTGGGATGTTGCCCCACAGAAGCTGAGCTCACAGATATGTTGGTAGAG ATAGAAGAGGAGGATGAAGCAGGATACATCAGATTTGAAAAATTTCTAGGATTGATGACAAAAGTTTTGATGGAAAGGAG ATATAAGCCATCACCAGAAGATGTTCTGCTGAAAGCCTTTTTAGTTTTAGATCAAGATGGAAAGGGATATCTAACACAGGATGAACTAGCTAAATACATGACAGAAGATG GTGAACCATTCCAACAAGAGGAACTAGAAGAAATGCTCTCAGCTGCTGTTGATCCAGAGAAAGGGACAATTTTATATAAAGAGTATGTGTCCAGGATGGCAGTCGAGGAAGTGTAA